The following are encoded together in the Salvia hispanica cultivar TCC Black 2014 chromosome 6, UniMelb_Shisp_WGS_1.0, whole genome shotgun sequence genome:
- the LOC125195996 gene encoding probable serine/threonine-protein kinase WNK9: MGFPRPPLPHKSCLVFIPFFLESFDFSLQLNLLILEDSEFVEIDPTGRYGRYNEILGKGSSKTVYRAFDEYEGIEVAWNQVKLYDFLQSPEDLERLYCEIHLLKTLKHSNIMKFYTSWVDTTNRNINFVTEMFTSGTLRQYRLKHKRTNIRAIKYWCRQILQGLLYLHNHDPPVIHRDLKCDNIFINGNQGEVKIGDLGLAAILRKSHAARCVGTPEFMAPEVYEEEYNELVDIYSFGMCILEMVTFEYPYSECTHPAQIYKKVISGKKPDSLYKVQDPEVRRFVEKCLATVTDRMSAWDLLNDPFLQIDDCGYDLRALQYQRDCGELGPLLRQPLLISAHHSTTSSLVNGYSNYICYDQEHDLDSNSVDYEATKINLFMGQDDDQLENLDITINGRKSEDDDIFLRLRIADKEGRVRNIYFPFDIETDTALSVATEMVAELDITDQDVTKIAEMIDGEIASLVPEWKPGFGIDESPIKSGSVCQTCALGDADYLGKTVHGCGSVHGRFEEITYQVEGSEQRVTDGAHYTNIWVQQENHEVTSSSSNDNQFDHSSKEKETVTRSADEKASNEQVSPTTSNSPQHDNYENEMRQELRWFKARYKKQLRELTHKQLGVVRDRSRSFSSIANGETDEFDINCSLSNGKHFTLFPLTDSDRSTSDPKVYSYESAYNSCSPLHLVTAKSFYASGLLPHSLHRATSLPVDATEL, encoded by the exons ATGGGTTTTCCTAGGCCTCCTCTTCCACATAAATCATGCTTAGTATTTATTCCCTTTTTTCTTGAAAGTTTCGATTTTTCCCTTCAGttgaatttattgattttag AGGATTCTGAATTTGTGGAAATTGATCCAACTGGAAGATATGGGAGG TATAATGAGATTCTTGGAAAAGGGTCTTCTAAGACAGT TTATAGAGCTTTTGATGAGTATGAGGGGATTGAAGTAGCCTGGAATCAGGTGAAACTTTATGACTTTCTGCAAAGTCCAGAAGATCTTGAGAGATTGtattgtgaaattcatcttctcaaaactctaaaacactccaatattatgaaattctaCACCTCTTGGGTGGATACTACAAATAGGAACATCAATTTTGTGACAGAAATGTTCACTTCTGGCACCCTCAGACA GTATAGGCTGAAACACAAGAGGACAAATATTAGAGCAATCAAATACTGGTGTAGGCAGATTTTGCAAGGGCTTCTCTATCTCCACAACCATGATCCTCCTGTTATTCACAGGGACCTCAAGTGTGACAACATTTTCATCAATGGGAACCAAGGCGAGGTCAAGATTGGTGATCTTGGCCTCGCTGCGATCCTCAGGAAATCCCATGCCGCACGTTGTGTTG GAACTCCCGAGTTCATGGCTCCGGAGGTGTATGAAGAGGAATACAACGAATTAGTtgatatttattcatttggaatGTGCATTTTGGAAATGGTGACATTTGAATATCCTTATAGTGAATGCACTCATCCTGctcaaatttataagaaaGTGATCTCG GGAAAGAAACCGGATTCCCTGTACAAAGTTCAGGATCCTGAGGTTCGTAGGTTTGTTGAGAAATGCTTAGCGACAGTAACTGATAGGATGTCTGCTTGGGATCTTCTCAACGATCCGTTCCTTCAAATTGATGATTGTGGTTACGATTTGAGGGCATTGCAGTATCAACGGGACTGTGGTGAACTAGGCCCTCTTTTAAGACAGCCTCTCTTGATCAGTGCTCATCATAGCACAACGAGTTCTTTAGTTAATGGCTACTCAAATTATATCTGTTACGATCAAGAGCATGACTTGGATTCTAACTCGGTTGACTACGAAGCAACAAAGATCAACTTATTCATGGGTCAAGACGATGATCAGTTGGAAAATCTTGACATTACCATCAATGGGAGAAAGAGTGAGGATGATGACATATTTCTTCGACTCAGAATTGCTGATAAAGAAG GTCGAGTGCGAAACATTTACTTCCCTTTTGACATTGAAACCGACACAGCACTGAGCGTTGCGACTGAAATGGTTGCTGAGTTGGACATAACGGACCAAGATGTGACTAAGATAGCGGAAATGATCGATGGTGAGATTGCTTCCTTGGTTCCTGAATGGAAACCAGGATTTGGCATAGACGAGAGCCCTATCAAGAGTGGTAGCGTCTGCCAAACCTGTGCTTTGGGTGACGCAGACTACTTGGGCAAGACTGTGCACGGATGTGGATCAGTCCATGGTCGCTTTGAAGAGATCACGTACCAAGTTGAAGGGTCGGAGCAACGTGTGACTGATGGTGCTCACTACACAAACATATGGGTGCAGCAAGAGAACCACGAAGTGACTTCTTCATCATCTAATGACAATCAATTTGATCACTCCTCCAAGGAGAAGGAGACTGTCACAAGAAGTGCCGATGAAAAGGCCTCCAACGAGCAAGTATCACCTACAACGAGCAATTCACCTCAACACGATAACTATGAGAATGAGATGAGGCAGGAGCTGAGATGGTTCAAGGCCAGGTACAAAAAGCAGCTGAGGGAGCTCACTCATAAACAGCTGGGGGTTGTGAGAGATAGATCACGATCATTCTCAAGCATTGCTAACGGAGAAACAGATGAATTTGACATCAATTGTTCATTATCCAACGGGAAGCATTTCACTCTATTTCCTCTCACAGATTCTGATAGAAGCACCAGTGATCCAAAGGTCTACAGCTACGAGTCCGCTTATAATTCTTGTAGTCCCTTGCATTTGGTCACAGCCAAAAGCTTCTATGCCAGTGGTTTGCTCCCGCATTCACTCCACAGGGCTACCTCTCTGCCAGTCGATGCCACCGAGCTCTAG